The following are encoded together in the Thalassomonas haliotis genome:
- a CDS encoding ABC transporter ATP-binding protein: MSTCLIALDKIKKVFYTDEVETHALMNISLKINKGEYVSISGPSGCGKSTLLSLLGLLDTSSGGEYQLAGNDVSDLDKKERARIRNKEIGFIFQSFNLISDLDVEENVELPLTYRKDLTKSQRQQMVKDALAQVDMSHRGKHFPAQLSGGQQQRVAVARAIAGKPSIILADEPTGNLDSKNAEAVMQLLDKLHARGATICMVTHDPRSAKQAKRTVELLDGQIIADRNTEKTTGSGTAAA; this comes from the coding sequence ATGAGCACATGTTTAATTGCATTAGACAAGATCAAAAAAGTCTTCTACACCGACGAGGTTGAAACCCACGCCTTGATGAATATCTCCCTGAAAATCAATAAAGGGGAATATGTGTCCATCTCCGGCCCTTCCGGCTGCGGCAAATCCACCCTGTTATCCCTGCTCGGGCTGCTTGACACCAGCTCAGGCGGCGAGTATCAGCTGGCGGGAAACGATGTCTCAGACCTAGATAAAAAAGAGCGTGCCCGTATCCGCAACAAAGAAATCGGCTTTATTTTCCAGTCGTTTAACCTGATCAGCGATCTCGACGTCGAAGAAAACGTTGAACTGCCGCTGACCTATCGCAAAGACTTAACAAAAAGCCAGCGCCAACAAATGGTCAAAGACGCCCTGGCCCAGGTAGATATGTCCCACAGGGGCAAACATTTCCCGGCGCAATTATCCGGCGGTCAGCAACAGCGTGTTGCCGTTGCCCGCGCCATCGCCGGTAAACCTTCCATCATCCTGGCGGATGAGCCCACAGGTAACCTGGACTCGAAAAATGCCGAAGCGGTAATGCAGCTGCTCGATAAACTGCATGCCCGGGGCGCCACCATTTGCATGGTTACCCATGACCCCCGCTCCGCCAAACAGGCGAAACGTACTGTCGAGTTGTTAGACGGCCAGATCATCGCCGACCGTAACACAGAAAAAACCACTGGCAGCGGTACGGCAGCCGCTTAA
- a CDS encoding sensor histidine kinase, with amino-acid sequence MAKYGAPAPKKSSFETQLTRLSLISSLPLFCLLLPVMFYAGISIYLILLTALLSGLTLIYCHVKIHQKSAYQFRSLTNILEAMLQDDYSLRARSDHNHDALNELVNTINGLAQKLNRQRIETAESQLLLQTVINNIDVAIVALNDNREIMLSNPASNKLLGLTDSKQANPDLLPLEQLGSLEPGQSKVMPLTFGQRQGKFNVHMEEFRETGLQHQLLFLTDVSSLLRNEERNAWQSLVRVISHEINNSLAPIASISQTLTRLIDRQAELEGQKENLLEGLSIISQRSQNLKNFVNSYKQIARLPEPEKKKTAIKDLLNKITPLFQEQSLIIAAGADINLLIDPVQIEQVLINLLKNAQETMQNLNLDKDKKAPGKIIISWQRENDVFILKITDEGTGINNPENLFVPFYTTKKQGSGIGLVLCRQILEMHEGKLSLDNRNDKTGAIAVIELPIREG; translated from the coding sequence ATGGCAAAGTATGGCGCACCGGCCCCGAAAAAATCGTCTTTTGAAACCCAGTTAACCCGGCTGTCTTTAATCTCCTCGCTGCCGCTTTTTTGCCTGCTGCTGCCGGTGATGTTTTATGCCGGTATCTCGATATACCTGATCTTGCTGACGGCACTCCTGTCGGGACTCACCCTGATATATTGCCATGTAAAAATCCACCAGAAGTCCGCCTACCAGTTTCGCAGTTTAACCAATATACTCGAAGCCATGCTCCAGGACGATTACAGCCTGAGGGCACGTTCGGATCACAACCATGATGCCCTCAACGAGCTGGTAAATACCATTAACGGCCTGGCACAAAAACTCAACCGCCAACGTATAGAAACCGCCGAAAGCCAGCTATTGCTGCAAACGGTGATCAATAATATCGACGTTGCCATAGTTGCCTTAAATGATAACCGGGAGATCATGCTCAGCAATCCCGCCTCGAACAAACTTTTGGGATTAACAGATAGCAAGCAGGCAAACCCCGACTTACTGCCGCTGGAGCAACTGGGTTCACTTGAACCGGGGCAAAGTAAAGTCATGCCGCTCACCTTTGGCCAGCGCCAGGGAAAATTTAACGTGCATATGGAAGAGTTCAGGGAAACCGGCCTGCAGCATCAGCTGCTGTTTCTCACCGATGTCAGCTCCCTGCTCAGAAACGAAGAGCGTAACGCCTGGCAAAGCCTGGTACGGGTGATCAGCCATGAAATCAACAATTCCCTGGCGCCGATAGCCTCCATCAGCCAGACGCTGACCCGCTTGATTGACCGCCAGGCTGAGCTTGAAGGGCAAAAAGAGAATTTGCTCGAAGGCCTGTCCATCATTTCACAGCGCAGCCAGAATTTAAAAAACTTTGTTAACAGCTATAAGCAAATTGCCCGTTTGCCTGAGCCGGAAAAGAAAAAAACCGCGATCAAAGATTTGCTCAATAAAATCACCCCGCTATTTCAAGAACAATCGCTGATCATAGCGGCAGGCGCCGATATCAATTTATTGATCGACCCGGTGCAAATAGAGCAGGTGTTGATCAATCTGCTTAAAAATGCCCAGGAAACCATGCAAAACCTCAACTTAGATAAAGATAAGAAAGCCCCGGGGAAAATTATTATTTCCTGGCAGCGGGAAAATGACGTCTTTATCCTGAAAATAACCGATGAGGGTACCGGTATTAACAACCCCGAAAACCTGTTTGTGCCTTTTTATACCACTAAAAAGCAAGGTTCGGGCATAGGTTTAGTCTTGTGTCGGCAAATACTGGAAATGCATGAAGGTAAATTAAGCCTGGACAACCGCAACGATAAAACCGGCGCTATCGCGGTAATAGAATTGCCGATAAGAGAAGGATAA
- a CDS encoding sigma-54-dependent transcriptional regulator yields MSTLAKILLVDDDNDILLALKMLLMSEGYQVALTQTPEAALAALKRENFDLLLMDLNYSLDTTSGEEGLALIAAIRKDDDEIPIVVMTGWGTIEVAVATMQNGANDFIQKPWENDRLLAIINNQLKLASSEQQSKKLSQQNQLLQQQVNSELGGDIIAKSPAMQQVLAVINQVALSDASVLLTGENGTGKSLFARYIHSHSPRRDAPQICVNMGAVTETLFESEMFGHAKGAFTDAKSVRIGRFELADGGSLFLDEIANTPYSQQGKLLRVLEDREFEKVGGNKTQQVDIRLICATNADLNLAVDQQQFRKDLLYRINTITIEIPPLRSRLEDIVPLAQSFLNKTAAKYGQQVLALSAEAQSALCNYNWPGNIRELHHVMERAQILSQGKEITAQALGLTLSPAPAPSTANNQPGGTLTTLEQNENGELDTLASLELEILEQRLSHFKGNAIKAAKSLGLSRSAFYRRLGKSE; encoded by the coding sequence ATGAGCACATTAGCCAAAATCTTATTAGTGGATGATGACAACGACATCCTATTAGCATTAAAAATGCTTTTAATGTCAGAAGGTTATCAAGTCGCTTTAACCCAAACCCCGGAAGCTGCCCTGGCAGCCCTGAAACGGGAAAATTTCGATTTGCTCCTGATGGATCTCAATTACTCCCTCGACACCACTTCGGGCGAAGAGGGGCTGGCCCTGATTGCAGCCATCAGAAAGGACGACGACGAGATACCGATCGTTGTGATGACCGGCTGGGGCACCATAGAAGTAGCGGTTGCCACCATGCAAAACGGCGCCAATGACTTTATCCAGAAACCCTGGGAAAACGACCGTTTACTCGCCATCATCAATAACCAGCTCAAACTGGCCAGCAGCGAACAGCAATCGAAAAAGTTAAGCCAGCAAAACCAGTTATTGCAGCAGCAGGTCAACAGCGAGCTCGGCGGCGATATCATAGCCAAATCGCCGGCCATGCAGCAGGTACTGGCGGTGATAAACCAGGTGGCCCTAAGCGATGCCAGTGTCTTGCTCACCGGCGAAAACGGCACAGGAAAAAGCCTGTTCGCCCGCTATATTCACAGCCATTCACCGCGCCGGGACGCCCCGCAGATTTGTGTGAATATGGGCGCCGTCACCGAAACCCTGTTTGAAAGTGAAATGTTCGGCCATGCCAAAGGGGCTTTCACCGATGCAAAATCGGTCCGGATCGGCCGCTTCGAACTCGCCGACGGCGGCAGTTTGTTTTTGGATGAAATCGCCAATACCCCCTATTCCCAGCAGGGAAAACTGCTGCGGGTACTGGAGGACAGGGAGTTTGAAAAGGTCGGCGGCAATAAAACCCAGCAAGTCGATATCCGGCTGATTTGCGCCACCAATGCCGACCTTAACCTTGCCGTTGACCAGCAGCAATTTCGGAAAGATTTACTCTACCGCATCAATACCATCACCATAGAAATTCCGCCGCTGCGCAGCCGGTTAGAAGATATAGTGCCGCTGGCACAATCTTTTCTCAACAAGACCGCCGCCAAATACGGCCAGCAAGTACTCGCCTTAAGCGCAGAAGCACAATCGGCGCTTTGCAATTATAACTGGCCCGGCAATATCCGGGAACTGCACCATGTGATGGAGCGGGCACAAATATTGTCCCAGGGCAAAGAGATCACCGCCCAGGCTTTGGGTTTGACCTTAAGTCCGGCTCCCGCCCCTTCAACAGCAAACAACCAGCCCGGCGGCACGTTAACCACGCTGGAGCAAAACGAAAACGGCGAGCTGGACACCCTGGCCTCGCTGGAACTGGAAATTCTCGAACAAAGGTTATCCCATTTCAAAGGCAATGCCATCAAGGCGGCAAAGTCACTGGGACTAAGCCGCAGTGCTTTTTACCGCAGATTGGGGAAAAGTGAATAA
- a CDS encoding ADOP family duplicated permease has protein sequence MIMQDFKYALRLLGKKPGFTVLTTLVMATGIGLSLYLFSFFNTVLFKDLPFQHADSLVVIGGSENRVRDFNELNTLDYKEIKNSLSGMTDLLAYHNANVNVVGRDGSRRYGATYTQAGMFEITRTAPILGRGFTEAEKKRGGEAVVVISFDIWQNQFAGDKQVLGQSLRVNGRNHRIIGVMPSGYFFPNVSDLWMPLHLDRGQLTRQEAGTVRGLGHLDAGVSKQDINAQLDVIMARIEDKYPKSNHNIGAYADTIPMTAVGDGIAVVYAMQVVAILILILAAINVGNLLLSRAIERSKETAIRVALGAPRSRLISQMLWESIIICTLGGVIGLLMVAWGLEITQAITATFFVEKPSFWWKFGLDAYAIKLFFAFVVATVLMTGLLPAWKNSGENFNAALRDGTRGAQGKKAGRLNKVLVISEILISIAVLIGAAVMVLSSYLRTTVDIGANPDNILTATVKLPKTTYPTPELQSQLIKTLQANLENNNGIEDVMLLSSLPGKSSQSPFMALEGKVYPLDRGYPKANYIAITPGTLGKLGVELRQGRYFNSGDQGLDKSTVLVSESFARQHFADETVLGKRLRLVEPGDYTPKWLTIVGVVEHTRQGDTQRGELPSVFRPYSQAPRPQMTIAMHMKTDPLTTMALLRDTLKAIDAELPAFRVETYHQSLDRNYAPVRFISKVLLIFGIAAVILAGSGIYGVMSNTINQKTQEIGVKRALGADDERIKKELLLSGFKQFLAGSIPGLIAGSALGFAMAQVMGVGSGAIVVIAISTALIIGAVVMAATYFPTRKALEMEPSQALHYE, from the coding sequence ATGATAATGCAAGATTTTAAATACGCGCTGCGTCTGCTCGGGAAAAAACCCGGCTTTACCGTGTTAACAACATTGGTGATGGCCACCGGCATAGGGTTGAGCCTGTACCTGTTCAGCTTTTTTAACACCGTTTTGTTTAAGGACCTGCCCTTTCAACATGCCGACTCTCTGGTGGTTATCGGCGGCTCAGAAAACCGGGTCAGGGACTTTAATGAACTCAATACCCTGGATTATAAAGAGATCAAAAACAGCCTCAGCGGCATGACAGACTTGCTTGCCTACCACAATGCCAACGTCAACGTCGTCGGCAGAGACGGTTCCCGCCGCTATGGCGCTACTTATACCCAAGCGGGCATGTTTGAAATCACCCGTACCGCGCCCATACTGGGCAGGGGCTTTACTGAAGCCGAAAAAAAACGCGGCGGCGAAGCCGTGGTGGTAATAAGTTTTGACATCTGGCAAAACCAGTTTGCCGGCGATAAACAGGTTTTGGGGCAGAGCTTGCGCGTTAACGGCAGAAACCACCGTATTATCGGGGTGATGCCAAGCGGCTATTTCTTCCCGAACGTTTCCGATCTCTGGATGCCGCTGCACCTGGACCGCGGCCAGTTAACACGCCAGGAAGCCGGTACGGTTCGTGGCCTGGGTCACCTGGATGCCGGGGTATCCAAGCAAGACATCAATGCACAGCTGGATGTGATCATGGCACGTATCGAGGACAAATATCCGAAAAGCAACCATAATATCGGCGCCTATGCCGACACTATCCCGATGACGGCAGTCGGCGACGGCATTGCCGTAGTCTATGCCATGCAGGTGGTGGCGATATTAATCCTGATCCTGGCCGCCATCAATGTCGGCAACTTATTATTGTCCCGGGCAATAGAGCGCAGCAAGGAAACCGCCATCCGGGTTGCACTGGGGGCACCGCGTTCCCGCCTGATCAGCCAGATGTTGTGGGAGAGCATTATTATCTGCACCCTGGGCGGGGTTATAGGTTTATTGATGGTTGCCTGGGGCCTGGAGATCACCCAAGCGATCACTGCGACCTTTTTCGTGGAAAAACCCAGCTTCTGGTGGAAGTTCGGCCTGGATGCCTATGCGATAAAGTTATTTTTTGCCTTTGTTGTCGCCACCGTACTGATGACAGGCTTATTACCGGCATGGAAAAACTCCGGTGAGAACTTTAATGCCGCGCTACGCGACGGTACCCGGGGAGCACAGGGGAAAAAAGCCGGCCGTTTAAACAAGGTATTAGTGATCAGTGAGATCTTAATCTCGATCGCAGTATTGATCGGCGCCGCCGTGATGGTGCTTTCCAGCTATTTACGCACCACTGTCGATATCGGCGCAAACCCGGATAATATCCTGACCGCCACCGTCAAATTGCCCAAAACCACCTATCCGACGCCCGAGTTGCAAAGCCAGTTGATCAAAACCCTGCAAGCAAACCTGGAAAACAATAACGGTATAGAGGATGTGATGCTGCTTTCCTCATTGCCGGGAAAGTCCAGCCAAAGCCCGTTTATGGCGCTGGAAGGAAAAGTCTACCCCCTGGACCGCGGTTACCCTAAGGCCAATTATATCGCCATTACCCCGGGCACCCTGGGCAAACTGGGTGTCGAACTCAGGCAGGGACGTTACTTTAACAGCGGCGATCAGGGCCTGGATAAAAGCACGGTATTGGTAAGCGAGAGTTTCGCCCGACAACATTTTGCCGATGAAACCGTACTGGGTAAACGCCTGCGCCTGGTAGAACCCGGCGATTATACCCCGAAATGGCTGACCATAGTCGGTGTGGTCGAGCATACCCGCCAGGGAGATACCCAAAGGGGCGAGCTGCCTTCGGTATTTCGTCCCTACAGCCAGGCGCCGCGTCCGCAAATGACCATAGCCATGCACATGAAAACCGACCCCCTTACCACCATGGCGCTGCTGCGCGATACCCTTAAGGCCATAGATGCCGAGTTGCCTGCCTTCAGGGTAGAAACCTATCACCAGAGCCTGGATCGCAATTATGCCCCGGTACGCTTTATCAGCAAGGTACTGCTGATCTTTGGCATTGCTGCGGTGATCCTTGCCGGCAGCGGTATTTATGGAGTGATGTCCAATACCATCAACCAAAAAACCCAGGAAATCGGGGTGAAACGCGCCCTGGGCGCGGATGATGAGCGTATCAAGAAAGAATTGCTATTATCCGGCTTTAAACAATTTTTAGCCGGCAGCATTCCGGGCTTGATTGCCGGCTCCGCCCTGGGCTTTGCCATGGCGCAGGTGATGGGGGTCGGCAGCGGCGCCATTGTCGTTATTGCCATAAGCACAGCTTTGATCATAGGTGCAGTAGTGATGGCCGCAACTTATTTCCCCACCCGCAAGGCGCTGGAAATGGAACCGAGCCAGGCACTGCATTATGAATAA